In the Chroococcidiopsis sp. TS-821 genome, TGACGATACAACGAATTCACGCCGTCGATAAAACTGTAGATACAACGGCGACAAAAGCAAACTCCAAAGCTGCAACCGCTGCTGTAAGTTCGCGTCCCGAAAAAACTGCCAAGAATGTGAATTCAGATACGATGACTTCTACTCGGACGACAACTAGTCGCACCGATGTCATTGCTGACTTTGCGACGGCGACTTATGAACCACCTGTAAGAACATCTTCAACGCCGCTCCCACCCAGCGAAGAGCAGGATATCGACGACATTCCATTTTAGGTGGGGCGAGTGGAGAGGTTTGAGTAGTTAGCGACTAGTGATTAGTTGTGACTTGTTCGCGCAGTGTGCCGGAGGCATTAGAATTTTCTTAACTCATAATGCCTCTTTTCTTTAACTCCCTAACCTCCGACCTCTGACCCTTGACCTCTAAGCTCTACTATCCCACTCTGCCGCAGCATCAGCAACAGCTTGGTCTACAGTTTTTTCACCTAACATAGCCGCTTGCAGATTGTCGTAAATCGCGCGTTGTAAGACATTGCGGTTTTCCATTGCGGGAACTAAGACTTCGGCTTGCTGCAATTGGCTGGCGCTAACAACGCGGGCTTTTTCGACGGTTGACGCATCAGCAGGTACTGACTTAAAGTATTCGTCTGAGAGTGCGGCGACTGTTGAGGGTAAGACATTGGCAGCTTTGGCAAAGGCAAGCTGATTTTGATTGTTTGTAACATACAGTGCAAATTTTAACGCTGCATCCGGTTGGTCGGTGTTGGCAGGAATGACTATGTTCATGACCGCAACGTTTTTCTTGCCTGTAGGTCCTGTTATTTGTGGTGCGGTAGCTGAAACTTGCGCGATCGCTGGTGCGTTTTTGGCGATCGTTTTCAAAAATTCTGGACCTGAAGCTAATAACGCGGTTTGTCCAGCTTGATACTGCTCTATACCATATCTGTGTCCTTGTGTCAATACTTCAGGCGGTATCAGTTCATTGCGATACAAGTCTACCCAGTACTGAAAGACAGCCCGACCTTCAGGAGTATTAAACGCCGCTTTACCCTGCGCGTCTACTAAATTGACTCCCATTTGCACAAAAGATTCCAAAACTTCGGCAGAATCTTCGGGAACAAACGTTGTAAAAAAGGCGTACTTTCCAGTTCTTTCTTTAACTTGTCGCGCCACTGTTGCTAATTCTGCATAAGTTGTTGGCGGTTGACTGACTCCTGCTTGCTTTAACAAATCAGTGTTATAAATTGTCAGGCGAGTTGTGAGGTACCAAGGTAGGCCAAAACTTTTCCCATTAATCGTGCTTGCTTTCCAAATATTAGGTAGATAAGTTTCGCGCACATCCGCGCTGACTTTCGAATCCAAGTCTAGCCAAGCATTGCGCGTTGCGAGTTGCGAAGCAAAACTGGGGTTTAAGTTGACGACATCCGGTGCGGTGCGTGCGGACATCGCAGTGAGAATTTTGCTTTCCATCGCTGACCAGGGAACATCAACCCAGTTAACTTTAATTCCAGGGTTTTCAGCTTCAAAAGAACGGATGAGATTGTTGAAGAAATCTGTAAATTGTGGCTGGAGTTGCATTGTCCAGAATTCCACATTACTACTGTTACCTGATGCCGATTGCTGGGTACTATTATTGACGTTACCAGTACCACAACTCACAACCCAACTCAGGGTTAAACCTAACAAAGCGAAAATTCCGAGGCGTTTCCAACCTCTGATTTTGCTAAAAAAGACTGATACTATCGACATTTTTCAAACGTCACTTGCTGACTTTTACGAGCAAAGCAATTCTAAGCTAAAGTAACAGACATTCAATTTTTATAGTAGAGGTCAGGGTTAATAGTTATTTGGAGTAGCGGAAAATCGTGTGCGAAGATCCTTTGTTAAATAAACTTTACAAGACAATGATTCTTAGCCTCTGTGACGTTTTAACAATATTGACCATTGCTATTAAGTATCTCACTCTCAATTTCTTTTTACCCTCTAGATAACCAACAAAACCGTGCTTAACCGCTTCCAGACACTACCTAACCGCTTACAGATACTGCCAAAACGTGCCAGGGGAGTTGGTGTTGAACTGGCTCCTGAACGTATTAATATTGCCCAGCTGCGCAAACAAGGACAAGGAATAAGACTGGCAGCGTTTACCTCGGTTCCCGTACCTGAAGGAATTTTTCAAGATGGTCAAATTATCGATCCACCAGCGCTTGCCGAAATTATCCAATCCGCCTTCGCCCAAAGCAAAATAAAAGCTAAGCGAGTGGCTACCGCTGTTCCTGGAAGAGATTCACTCGTGCGCTTAATTCCTTTACCCGCCGAGTTAGATGACCAAGAATTACGCGAAATGGTACTCAACCACGAAGCAGGTTTGTATCTCCCGTATCCGCGTGAAGAAGCTGATGTTGATTATCAAAAACTTGGGTATTTTGTCGACGAGGACGGAATTGAAAAGGTACAAGTGTTGTTAGTTGCTACGCGCAAAGAAGTGACAGATACTTACATCGACACATTTCAACAAGCAGGTCTGCAAGTCGATGTCTTAGAAATTAACAGTTTTGCGTTGTTACGCACGATTCGGGAGAAACTACGCGAATTTCCTTCACAAGAAGCCGTTGTTTTAGTTGACATTGAATTTGACAACACTGAAATTGCAATTATTGTAGATGGAATACCGCAGTTTTCGCGGACTGTGCCAATTGGTACATTTCACCTGCAAAGTGCGCTATTGCGCGCCTTGCACTTACCAATGTCTAGAGATACACAAGTAATGCTACAGTCGGTGGTTATTCCCACCACGACAACTGATGAAATGGGAGGAGTTATCAGTACGACAGTTGACCCTGGTACCGCAGCAATGTTGCGCGTGATGGGAGAGTTGATTGACGAACTACGGCGATCGCTCGATTTTTATCTTAGTCAAAGTGAAAATCTCGAAGTTGCCCAAATCCTCTTGGCAGGTCCTGGGGGCGGCTTAGTAAACTTAGATGAGTTTTTCCAACAACGAGTAAACATTCCCACCGTACAAATCGATCCTGTGGCAGCTTTGTCATTAGAAGTTGATGAGAAAAAAATTACTCCTGGACAACGCCCAGGACTCGGAATTGTTCTCGGTTTAGGAATGCGCGAGATTTAGTTAACTTACCTGTCAGCTATCCATGACGATCGATACGAAATTCTATGTACAGTCTAGACATTAACTTTATTCGCGATCGCCCAGAGTACATCTTAAAAAACGCGGGTGCTAAAAAACTAGGGATACTTGCTAGTGATACAACACCGTTGTATTTGGGAATTGCGATCGGCGTTATTTTGCCTGCTATGATTGGTGGCGCGTGGTTGGTTATGCAAGCTCGCATTGGGCAACTCGAAGCCGAAAATGCAGAACTTGATGCTGAACTCAGTCGCTTGGGACTGCAAGAACAAGAAATTCAAACAACACAAGCGCAAATTAATCAAATTCGCACAGAGACCCAAGCTTTAGCTACAGTGTTTAATCAAATTCGTCCTTGGTCAGCGATGTTACAGGATATGCGCGATCGCATTCCCCGCGCAGTCCAAATTGAAACTATTCGCCAAACTGCTGCTGCAACTCCCCAACCCAGCCCGCAAGCAGCAAATAATGCTGCAAATAATAACGAGCAGCAACAACAAGAGGGACAAGATCAACAAAACGCTGAACAGCAGCAACAGCAATCAGCACAAGTAGTTCCCGCAGGTAATATTGAAATTGCCGGAATTGCCCGTTCTTTTAACGATGTCAACGATTTCTTGCTGACGCTGCAACAATCAGCATTTCTGAAACCGACGGATACAAGAATTGTCACGGCTGAGTTGGTAGATATTGCTGAACCAGGGACAGTAGCTGTACCCCAAGCAAATTCAACCGCAGTTGTGACGCCTCAAGCGGTAAGATATACAATTCAATCGACGTTAAGCGATGTCCCCGCCTCAGAGTTGTTAAGAGAACTAGAGCGTAAGGGTACATTAGGATTGGTAACTCGCATTCGCACACTGCAACAAAAAGGTGTGATTCAACAATGACGGTAACTGAAGACTTTATTCCTGAAGAAAGCATTGAGTTTCAACCAGTAGCGCCAAGTTACCCCAAAGCATTTGGCGTGACGCTGACTCCGGCGGTAAGCGGTGTGCTGATTGCGCTGTTGGGGCTAGCAGGAAGTGTTTACTTGGTTATTAATTTGTTAATGCCAACGTGGCAAAGACACCAAGAATTGCAAGCTAGCCGCGATGAAAAAAATGCGCTGGTTGAACAAAAACAACTTGCCATTCAACAAACTGAACAGGTAAGAGCCGAGTTAGCCCAGGTCAAACAGCAAAATGCTCAAGTGCTTGCGTTATTTGCTGACGAACGCACATTAGATACCTTGTTACTGGACCTCAACCGCGTTGTAGAATCAGGTAATGCTCAACTTGCACAAAATGCCCCTAGGGCAAAACTGAAGCGATTTGTCCCCGTTAATCAGTCACCAGAAATTGTTTCAGATGGTAGCCTTGGACCAGTTGTCAATGGAAAACTTAAGCGCCAAGTTGTCAATATTGAGCTAGAAGGAACTTTCGAGCAAACGCAATCAATCATTCGCAATATTGAGCGGCTACAGCCACTATTGATAGTTAAAGATTATCAATCATCCTTGGCACAAACTGGAGACAATCAGCAGCCTGGTGTTGTGCAGCCACGAGGCGCTGTCATTACAACATCTTTTCAGTTAGAAGCCTTAATGCCAGCTAGCCCCGCCGAAGCAGCCGCAGCCGCAAGTAACCAGAATCAACAGTAAGTAGTAAATTGTAGAAGAAATTCTAATTTTTAGATTACAGGCAAGTTTTAACTCTGACCCTCGATCTCTGAGCCCTAATCTGTGCCTAAATTTGCTACCGTAATTTCACTGAAATCTTAATATTGAATATATTAAATTTCTTATGCATTGTCGGTGGAATTGCTCTTGGATATAGAGGATAAATAGCGTTATTTTTTTTATATTTTGTGATATAAAGCTAGCTGAGAATAGTTAATTAGCGAGCAATTAATTATACTAATTTGAATTGCCAACGATTTAAGAAACATCTTTTTCAGCAACTCGGTGTCACGCTCATTATTTAAACTTGGTATTCGTTGTTTTACCAGTTTCCGCAGGGAATACATAACATTTTCTAAACCTAAACAAATTGAATTGTACGCATAAGTTGAGTAACAAAATTAAAAGGCTGAGGAGAAAACAGTGAGACAGCTTCCAGGTAGTGGAATGATATTAGCTGGGGCAACAATAACGTTGCTAGCAGCTCAGCCCGTGTGGGCAGCAGCAACACAGGTGACAGCGGTACGGCTAAATCCGACTCGCGGCGGGTTGAATGTCATTTTAGAGACTGCTGCAGGCGATCGCCCGCAAATTTTTACCAGCAGCCGAGGTAACGCCTTAGTCGCAGACATCATTAACACGCAGTTGCGCTTACCACAAGGCAATAGCTTTCGTCAAGATAACCCAGCCCCTGGCATTACTACAGTCAGTGTCACTCAACTTGACCGCAATAGCGTCCGCTTAGTCGTTGTGGGAAGTAATAGTACTCCCGCGAGTCAGCCTGCGGCGACCACAGCGCAAGGAATTACTTTCAGTATTAGTCCTAGTACTACACCCGTAGCCCAGACTCCAGCACCGCAACCACAGCAACAACCGCCTGTACAAACTCCTAGTCAAACTCCAGGTGTCCTTGTACCTAACCCTGACGTACAAATTCAAGGCGCACCCACACCCCAACCTGGAACGCCAGCACCACCGCCTTTCTTACCACGAGCCGTTGCCCCACCAGTAGGCGATATTGCGGTTTCCAACGTTGATTCTTCTGCCTCAACGATTGATTTAGAAACCAACGAACGCGTACCGCGCTTAGTCTTGCGCGAAGCTCCTGTCAGAGAAGTGCTAGCCCTCCTCGCCCGTGCAGCTGGACTCAACCTCGCGTTTAGTGCGGCTCCCGCACCTGGTACGCAGCAAGCGCAAGAACCGACTCCTGGAGGGGAGGATGGACCAAGAATTTCGTTGGATATTGAAAACGAATCGGTACAAGATGTGTTTAACTACGTCTTGCGAATTAGTGGACTACAAGCAAACCGCACGGGACGCACAATTTTTGTTGCACCGCGCTTGACAAATGAAGCACGTAATGTAATTGTCCGCAGCTTGCGACTCAATCAAATCAATGTGGGCAGTGCTTTAAACTTTTTAGTCGCAATGGGTGCTGAAAGTGCCGTCAGCCGCGAACGTGTTGTCACGAGTGTGAATGCGGTTCCGGTGGGAGGTTCTGCAACGCCTGTTACGCAAACGCAAACGAGTACAGAAACGCGAGTCGAAACGCAGCGAATTGACTTCCAAGACTCGATACCCCTGTTACGCGGTTTACAGGTTGTGGGAGACGAACGGACAAACTCTGTCAGCTTAATTGGTACTCCTCGGCAAGTTGAGATTGCAACTGCGCAATTAGTGCAAATCGATTCGCGCAGGCGTCAAGTCGCTGTCAACGTCAAGATTATTGATGTTAACTTAGTGGCAGTAAACGAGGCTAACACGAGCTTTTCATTCGGCATTGGGGACAGTTTCTTTGTCAGCGATGGTGGTTCGGCTGTCTTTAACTTTGGTGGAACTAATCCACCATCAGCAGGTACTGCACAAACAAACCTGTTTGGTCGCCCTGTTATTCCTAATCCTTTTGGTGAAGGTCAACCTTTCTTAGATGCACAGCCAAATGCTCCGTTTGGCACTGGTTCACCGCAACAATTTGCAAATCCGCCACTACAAGGGGGTAACATCCAAACTGGACCTGGTGTCTATCCTCGCTCTCCGTTTGGAACCAACAACAATCCTCTGCAACCTGGAGTCACAAATATACCTGAGACTGGTCCAATTACATTTGGTTTACCAACTCTATTTCAATATCCGAGTCGATTTCTAGCACGGTTACAAGCAGAGGTGACGAATGGCAACGCCAAAATTTTGACTGACCCAACACTGACTGTGCAAGAAGGGCAG is a window encoding:
- a CDS encoding single-stranded DNA-binding protein, which produces MNSCILMAEIVQAPQLRYTSDNMALAEMLIQFPALRAEDSPATLKAVGWGNLAQEIEQNYQQGDRVIIEGRLSMNTVERSEGFKEKRAELTIQRIHAVDKTVDTTATKANSKAATAAVSSRPEKTAKNVNSDTMTSTRTTTSRTDVIADFATATYEPPVRTSSTPLPPSEEQDIDDIPF
- a CDS encoding ABC transporter substrate-binding protein, producing the protein MSIVSVFFSKIRGWKRLGIFALLGLTLSWVVSCGTGNVNNSTQQSASGNSSNVEFWTMQLQPQFTDFFNNLIRSFEAENPGIKVNWVDVPWSAMESKILTAMSARTAPDVVNLNPSFASQLATRNAWLDLDSKVSADVRETYLPNIWKASTINGKSFGLPWYLTTRLTIYNTDLLKQAGVSQPPTTYAELATVARQVKERTGKYAFFTTFVPEDSAEVLESFVQMGVNLVDAQGKAAFNTPEGRAVFQYWVDLYRNELIPPEVLTQGHRYGIEQYQAGQTALLASGPEFLKTIAKNAPAIAQVSATAPQITGPTGKKNVAVMNIVIPANTDQPDAALKFALYVTNNQNQLAFAKAANVLPSTVAALSDEYFKSVPADASTVEKARVVSASQLQQAEVLVPAMENRNVLQRAIYDNLQAAMLGEKTVDQAVADAAAEWDSRA
- the pilM gene encoding type IV pilus assembly protein PilM, whose translation is MLNRFQTLPNRLQILPKRARGVGVELAPERINIAQLRKQGQGIRLAAFTSVPVPEGIFQDGQIIDPPALAEIIQSAFAQSKIKAKRVATAVPGRDSLVRLIPLPAELDDQELREMVLNHEAGLYLPYPREEADVDYQKLGYFVDEDGIEKVQVLLVATRKEVTDTYIDTFQQAGLQVDVLEINSFALLRTIREKLREFPSQEAVVLVDIEFDNTEIAIIVDGIPQFSRTVPIGTFHLQSALLRALHLPMSRDTQVMLQSVVIPTTTTDEMGGVISTTVDPGTAAMLRVMGELIDELRRSLDFYLSQSENLEVAQILLAGPGGGLVNLDEFFQQRVNIPTVQIDPVAALSLEVDEKKITPGQRPGLGIVLGLGMREI
- a CDS encoding PilN domain-containing protein, yielding MYSLDINFIRDRPEYILKNAGAKKLGILASDTTPLYLGIAIGVILPAMIGGAWLVMQARIGQLEAENAELDAELSRLGLQEQEIQTTQAQINQIRTETQALATVFNQIRPWSAMLQDMRDRIPRAVQIETIRQTAAATPQPSPQAANNAANNNEQQQQEGQDQQNAEQQQQQSAQVVPAGNIEIAGIARSFNDVNDFLLTLQQSAFLKPTDTRIVTAELVDIAEPGTVAVPQANSTAVVTPQAVRYTIQSTLSDVPASELLRELERKGTLGLVTRIRTLQQKGVIQQ
- a CDS encoding pilus assembly protein PilO, encoding MTVTEDFIPEESIEFQPVAPSYPKAFGVTLTPAVSGVLIALLGLAGSVYLVINLLMPTWQRHQELQASRDEKNALVEQKQLAIQQTEQVRAELAQVKQQNAQVLALFADERTLDTLLLDLNRVVESGNAQLAQNAPRAKLKRFVPVNQSPEIVSDGSLGPVVNGKLKRQVVNIELEGTFEQTQSIIRNIERLQPLLIVKDYQSSLAQTGDNQQPGVVQPRGAVITTSFQLEALMPASPAEAAAAASNQNQQ
- a CDS encoding type IV pilus secretin family protein, with product MRQLPGSGMILAGATITLLAAQPVWAAATQVTAVRLNPTRGGLNVILETAAGDRPQIFTSSRGNALVADIINTQLRLPQGNSFRQDNPAPGITTVSVTQLDRNSVRLVVVGSNSTPASQPAATTAQGITFSISPSTTPVAQTPAPQPQQQPPVQTPSQTPGVLVPNPDVQIQGAPTPQPGTPAPPPFLPRAVAPPVGDIAVSNVDSSASTIDLETNERVPRLVLREAPVREVLALLARAAGLNLAFSAAPAPGTQQAQEPTPGGEDGPRISLDIENESVQDVFNYVLRISGLQANRTGRTIFVAPRLTNEARNVIVRSLRLNQINVGSALNFLVAMGAESAVSRERVVTSVNAVPVGGSATPVTQTQTSTETRVETQRIDFQDSIPLLRGLQVVGDERTNSVSLIGTPRQVEIATAQLVQIDSRRRQVAVNVKIIDVNLVAVNEANTSFSFGIGDSFFVSDGGSAVFNFGGTNPPSAGTAQTNLFGRPVIPNPFGEGQPFLDAQPNAPFGTGSPQQFANPPLQGGNIQTGPGVYPRSPFGTNNNPLQPGVTNIPETGPITFGLPTLFQYPSRFLARLQAEVTNGNAKILTDPTLTVQEGQTAIVNLTQEVFGGFRLQTQTDPTTNLTTQAREPIIKQAGLILQVRVDRIDDNGFVSLSVAPTVSALGDTINTADGTIALLQSRQLTSGQLRLRDNQTLILSGIIQESDRVSVSKVPILGDIPLLGALFRSTRKDNSRQEVIVLLTPQILDDSQNSSFGYNYTPSPEARQMLERRRF